The window TCAGAATGCGATCGACCAGCTGCTTCACGGTGGGTACAAAGCCGTTGGAATAGAAGGGATCCTGCTTGAATTTATAAGCGCCATGGCCAGCGAACAGCAGGTTCTTGTCCAGGTCACCGCCATGCACCGCTTCCTGCAGCGACTTCTGGATGCAGAAGCTGCGCGGGTCGGCCAGGCGTCCGGTCGAGTTCGTCTCGCTATCCATCCAGCTGGAAAAGGCGCACTGGCTAAGGCAGCCCATGCAGTCGGTCTGATCCTTACGGATTTCGCCCTTTTCCTCTTCGGTGACGAATACCAGTGTGTTGTCAGGCGTTTTCAGCGCGGAGGTAAAACCCTGCCCCACCCACTCGCGGGCACGCAGCAAGTCGCCGCGCGTCACCCAGAAATTCTTGCCCTTCACACCCGCATCGAGTTGATGCGTGTGGTCGCCCGCCTGTTCCGTGCTGAACGGGATTTGCCGTTCAGACCGCGATTCCAGCTGGCGAAGGAATGGATTACGGATGGCCGAGCTGTAGAAGCCGGTGGGCGAAAACCGGTGAAGCAACACATCACCCGGCTCCAGCTGGGTCAGGCGCTCCTTCCAAAGCTGCGGGATCGGGCTTTCCTGGGTCAGCAATGGCCGCGTTCCGAACTGAAAAGCGATTGCGCCCAGTTCCGGGTTGTCGATCCAGTCGTTCCAGTCCTTGAGGTGCCAGACGCCGCCCGCCATCACGATGGGCACATCGTCCGAAATGCCGCCTTCCCGCATGGTGTCGCGCAGCGCCTTCACACGGGGATAGGGATCCTGCGGCTCACGCGGATCTTCGGCATTGGAAAGGCCGTTATGCCCGCCTGCCAGCCAGGGATCTTCATAGACCACCGCCGCCAGCCATTCCGACGCTTTGGAATAGGCACGCTTCCACAGAGCGCGAAAAGCGCGGCCGGAACTGACGATCGGAAGGTAGCTGACGCCGTACGAGGCCGCGATCTCGCTCAGCTTATAGGGCATGCCCGCGCCGCATGTAACGCCCGACACCATGCCCTTGGTCTTTTCAAGGACGCCGTGCAGCACACGCTGGGCCCCGCCCATTTCCCACAGGATGTTGATATTGATCGCGCCCTTGCCTCCGGCAATCTCGAACGCGCGCTTGACCTGTTCGACCGCGCCGTCGATGGCGTAGGCGATCAGTTCCTCGTGGCGGTCCCGGCGGGTCCGGCCATGATAGATTTGGGGGATGACATTGCCCATGCCGTCATAGCTGTCGGCGTTGACGGCCGACACGGTGCCGATCCCGCCAGCAGCCGCCCAGGCGCCGGAACTGGCGTGATTGGATACGGCGACGCCCTTTCCGCCTTCGACCAGCGGCCAGACTTCACGACCACCATAGATGATGGGCTTCAAACCCTTGAACAACCTAATCTCCCGCGCAACAGCTGCTCGGTCCCCGGCCGGATAAAAGTCGCTCTATAGCAGCTTTTGTAGCCGATGACGAATTACGGGGCGCGCCCTACCTTAAAATATCGGGGCTGGATAGTGCCTCTCCATAAAGCGCCGCATAGGCGTTCACCATCGCAGCTTCATCGAAGTCGCGCGCTGCGCGCCGCCGGTTGGCTTCCCCAAGACGAGCGCGAAGCTCTGCATTTTCTGAAAGGTCTGCCAAAGCCCGCGATAGCGCCGCTTCGTCCCGTACGACAAAGGGTTGATTTTCGAACGCAACCATCCGCACGACGTCGCCTACGTCCATGGAAGCGACAGGCAAGCCCGCCGCCATCGCTTCAACCAGAGAGATCGGGAATTGTTCGCTGTCGGAAGAGAGCGCAAAAAGATCGAATGACCCAAGAAAACGCCACGGTTCTGGAAGGAAGCCGGGCATGCAAATGTCGTCAAGTCCATGCCTTGCAGCTTCAGCCAGGATGGCGTCGCGTTCCGGGCCATCCCCGACGATGACGAGTTGAAGACGGTCCCGGTGGGGGGCTACAGCACGTATAAGCCGCGGAATATTCTTGACCGGCCGCAACCCGGCCAACGTCCCCACAACCAGCTTCCCGGGGGACCGCACCAGTCCGGGTATCGCGCCGTCGGCAACTGGTTCAGCATAACGCGCAACGTCGATCCCGTTACGAATCAGATGGACTTTTGATCCAGCCTGTTTCCACACCGTGCGAGCAATCTGATCAAGGCGAATTGAGGGCACCACCACAGCTCTCGCTCGCTGGAGTGCAATGCGTCGATAGAGATTTCGATCGGCCTTCAACCGGTCGGCTTCTTCAATATTGAATCCGTCCTCATGATGGATGAGCGGGGGCATCCATTGAAAAGCCGAGCAGAAACGGTGAGCCATCACCGCGTCCATCGCGCCCCAATTATAGCTCAGGACCAGGTCGAATCCCGACAGGAAGCGGCCAAGCGCCCTAAAGCGCATCAGACCCGGACGGCCGGCAAGCGGCGGGGGTTCTG of the Sphingobium herbicidovorans genome contains:
- a CDS encoding NAD(P)H-dependent flavin oxidoreductase; its protein translation is MFKGLKPIIYGGREVWPLVEGGKGVAVSNHASSGAWAAAGGIGTVSAVNADSYDGMGNVIPQIYHGRTRRDRHEELIAYAIDGAVEQVKRAFEIAGGKGAININILWEMGGAQRVLHGVLEKTKGMVSGVTCGAGMPYKLSEIAASYGVSYLPIVSSGRAFRALWKRAYSKASEWLAAVVYEDPWLAGGHNGLSNAEDPREPQDPYPRVKALRDTMREGGISDDVPIVMAGGVWHLKDWNDWIDNPELGAIAFQFGTRPLLTQESPIPQLWKERLTQLEPGDVLLHRFSPTGFYSSAIRNPFLRQLESRSERQIPFSTEQAGDHTHQLDAGVKGKNFWVTRGDLLRAREWVGQGFTSALKTPDNTLVFVTEEEKGEIRKDQTDCMGCLSQCAFSSWMDSETNSTGRLADPRSFCIQKSLQEAVHGGDLDKNLLFAGHGAYKFKQDPFYSNGFVPTVKQLVDRILTGH
- a CDS encoding glycosyltransferase family 4 protein; the protein is MGNAVRRPRLLHVHGSFSLGGKEARAVRLMNLWEDRAEHAIVSAAPDAMGACSAIDPSVPVSFPEPPPLAGRPGLMRFRALGRFLSGFDLVLSYNWGAMDAVMAHRFCSAFQWMPPLIHHEDGFNIEEADRLKADRNLYRRIALQRARAVVVPSIRLDQIARTVWKQAGSKVHLIRNGIDVARYAEPVADGAIPGLVRSPGKLVVGTLAGLRPVKNIPRLIRAVAPHRDRLQLVIVGDGPERDAILAEAARHGLDDICMPGFLPEPWRFLGSFDLFALSSDSEQFPISLVEAMAAGLPVASMDVGDVVRMVAFENQPFVVRDEAALSRALADLSENAELRARLGEANRRRAARDFDEAAMVNAYAALYGEALSSPDILR